Below is a window of Inquilinus sp. Marseille-Q2685 DNA.
GGCTGGCGCCGCTGATCTCCGCGATCGGCATGTCGATCTTCCTGCAGAACTACATCCAGCTGCTGCAGGGCGCCCGGCGCAAGCCGGTGCCGCCGCAGATCCCGGGCGGCTTTCAGCTGACCTCCGGCGGCGGCTTCGACGTCAACCTGTCGTATCTGCAGATCATCATCGTGCTGCTCACCATCACTCTGATGATCGGCCTGACCTGGGTGATCAACCGCACCTCTCTGGGGCGGCAGCAGCGCGCCTGCGCGCAGGACCGCACGATGGCGGCGCTGATCGGCGTCGATGTCGGCCGCACCATCTCGATGACCTTCGTCATCGGCGCGGCGCTGGCCGCCGTGGCCGGCGTGATGGTGACCCTCTACTACGGCGTGATCGACTTCTACATCGGCTTCCTGGCCGGCATCAAAGCCTTCACCGCCGCGGTGCTGGGCGGCATCGGCTCGCTGCCCGGGGCGATGCTCGGCGGCATCCTGATCGGGCTGATCGAGGCCTTCTGGTCCGGCTACTTCTCGTCGGAATACAAGGACGTCGCCGCCTTCACCATCCTGGTGCTGGTGCTGATCTTCCGCCCGTCCGGCCTGCTCGGCCGCCCCGACATCGAGAAGGTCTGACGCCATGGCGACGATCGCGCAATCCGACGCGGCCGCCGGGCGCCGCCTCGACCTCGCGGCCATGGCGAAGGAGGCGGGGGTCACCGCCCTCATCGCCCTGGTCCTCACCGCCCCGCTGGTCGGCATCCGCACCATCGAGCAGAGCGGCGCGCTCCACTACCAGACCGACTTCACCGCCGTCGCCATCGCGGGGGCGCTGGTCTTCCTCGGCCGCATCGGCATCATCCTGAACCGCGAGGGCGTGCCGCGGCCGGTGTTCTGGGCCAGCCTGCTGTTCCTCGTCGTCTTCGCCCTGCCGCCGGTCTACGAATACCTGCGGCCGGCGATCTCCGACGCGCTGCCGGCCCTGCCGGTGCAGGAGCTGCATTCCGTGCCGCTGCTGCTGGTCGGGGCGCTCGGCGCCGCCTGGCTGCTGATCCAGTCGGTCCTGGTGCAGCGCCGCAGCCGCGCCAGCCTGTCGCGGCAGGAGCGGGACCGGGCGATGGACCGCATCGGCGCCCGGGTGCAGCGCCTCAGCATCTATGTCGGCCCGATCCTGGTGGTGCTGGCGGTCGTCTTCCCCTTCACCGACCTCGCCAGCCGCAGCACGCTGGGCGTCGCCACCATCGTGCTGATCTACATCATGCTCGGCTGGGGGCTGAACATCATCGTCGGCCTCGCCGGGCTCTTGGACCTCGGCTACGTCGCCTTCTACGCCGTCGGCGCCTACTCCTACGCCCTGCTGGCGACCACCTTCGGCTTCAGCTTCTGGCTCTGCCTGCCGCTGGCCGGCGTGCTGGCCGCCGGCTTCGGCCTGATCCTCGGCTATCCGGTGCTGCGGCTGCGCGGCGACTACTTCGCCATCGTCACCCTCGGCTTCGGCGAGATCATCCGCATCATCCTGATCAACTGGGCGCCGGTGACCGGCGGGCCGAACGGCATCAACAACATCCCGCGGCCCAGCTTCTTCGGCTTCCCCTTCGACCGCAGCCCGCCCGAAGGCACGACCGCCTTCCACCAGCTGTTCGGCCTGGAATACGACCCGACGCACCGGATCATCTTCCTCTACCTGCTGATCCTGGCCCTGGCCCTCCTGGTCAACCTGATCAGCACCCGGCTGCGCCGGCTGCCGGTCGGCCGCGGCTGGGAAGCGCTGCGCGAGGACGACATCGCCTGCCAGTCGCTCGGCATCAACCGCACCAACCTGAAGCTGGCGGCCTTCGCCACCTCGGCCATGTGCGGCGGCTTCGCCGGCAGCTTCTTCGCCACGTATCAGGGCTTCATCAGCCCGGAGAGCTTCTCCTTCATTGAATCCGCGATCGTGCTGGCGATCGTCGTGCTCGGCGGCATGGGCAGCCAGCTCGGCATCGTCGTCGCGGCCTGCCTGATCATCGGCCTGCCGGAGGCGTTCCGCGGCCTCGACCTCTACCGCATGCTGGTGTTCGGCCTGTGCATGGTCGGCATCATGGTGTGGCGCCCGCGCGGCCTGCTGGCCCATCGCGACCCCACCATCCTGCTGCACGGCAAGAAGGGAGCCTCGTCTTGACCGCCCTTCTGACCATCGAGCACGTCTCGATGCGCTTCGGCGGCCTCGTCGCCATCGACGACGTCTCCTTCGACATCCGGGCCGGCGACATCACCGCCGTGATCGGCCCGAACGGCGCCGGCAAGACCACGCTGTTCAACTGCATCACCGGCTTCTACCGGCCGACCTCCGGCCGCATGACGCTGCGGGCCGAGACCGGCGAGTTCCTGCTGGAGCAGATCCCGGGTTACCGCATCGCCCAGGAGGCGCGGGTCGCCCGCACCTTCCAGAACATCCGGCTGTTCGCCGGGATGAGCGTGCTGGAGAACCTGATGGTGGCCCAGCACAACAAGCTGATGAAGGCGTCGGGCTTCTCGATCGCCGGGCTGCTGGGCCTGCCCGGCTACCGGCGGGCGGAGCGCGAGGCGGTGGAGAAGGCGAAGTTCTGGCTCGACCGGGTCGGGCTGACCGCCCAGGCCGACGATTCCGCCGGCAGCCTGCCCTATGGCGGCCAGCGCCGGCTGGAGATCGCGCGGGCGATGTGCATCGACCCCGTCATCCTGTGCCTGGACGAACCGGCCGCCGGCCTGAACCCCCGCGAATCGCAGGAGCTGAACCAGCTGCTGCGCGCCATCCGCGACGAGCACCGGACCAGCGTCCTCCTGATCGAGCACGACATGAGCGTCGTCATGCAGATTTCCGACCATGTCGTGGTGCTCGACCACGGCAAGAAGATCGCCGACGGCACGCCGGAGCAGATCCGCAGCGACGAGGCGGTGATCCGCGCCTATCTCGGCGAGCCCGAGGAGGAGGACCTGCCGCCGGAGATCGCGGCCGATGTCGCCGCCGTGACCGGGGAGGCCCGTCCGTGATGCTGTCGCTGCAGGGCGTGCACACCTTCTACGGCGCCATCGAGGCGCTGCGCGGCGTCGATGTCGAGGTCAAGGAAGGCGAGATCGTCACCCTGATCGGCGCCAACGGCGCCGGCAAGTCGACCCTCCTGATGACGATCTGCGGCAACCCGCAGGCGCGCAAGGGGGCGGTGGTGTTCGACGGCAAGGAGATCACCCGGCAGCCGACCTTCGAGATCGTGCGCCGCGGCGTCGCCATCTCGCCGGAAGGCCGCCGCATCTTCCCGCGCATGACGGTGATGGAGAACCTGCAGATGGGGGCGCTGACCGCCGATCCGGCGGCGTTCGGGCGCGACCTCGAGCAGATCTTCACCCTGTTTCCGCGGCTGAAGGAGCGGCAGGCCCAGCGCGGCGGCACCCTGTCGGGCGGCGAGCAGCAGATGCTGGCGATCGGCCGGGCGCTGATGAGCCGGCCGCGCCTCCTGCTGCTGGACGAGCCGTCGCTCGGCCTGGCGCCCCTGGTGGTGAAGCAGATCTTCGAGGCGATCAAGGTGATCAACCGGGAGCAGCGGATGACCGTGTTCCTGGTCGAGCAGAACGCCTTCCACGCGCTGAAGCTGGCGCATCGCGGCTACGTCCTGGTCAACGGCCGGGTGACGATGAGCGGCAGCGGGCGGGAGCTCCTGGCGAATCCGGAGGTCCGGGCCGCCTATCTCGAAGGCGGGCATTGAGGGGCGGGCGATGGAACAGATCCTCGGAACCTCGGTCGGCGACTTCATCTTCGTCAGCCTGATCCTGGGCGGCGGCGCCGGCCTCTTGACCGGCCAGGGCCAAGCCCAGGGCTGGGCGCCGATGCGCAAGGTGGCGCCCTTCGTGGTGCTGCTGGCCTGTGCGACGCGATTCCTGCATTACGCGCTGTTCGGCGGTACGCTCTTGTCGCCGACCGGCTTCGTCATCGATCTTATCTGGATCGGCCTGTGCGCCACGGTCGCCTACCGGATGACGCGGGCGGCGAAGATGGTGCGGCAGTATCCGTGGCTGTACGAGCGCGCCGGCCTGTTCGGCTGGCGCGACCGGCGGCCGGCCGCACGGTAAGACGCCGGTCCTTCCGGGCCGGCGGAAAGCAAGCAGAGCCGGCGGGGTCGTCCCGCCGGTCGATGAACTGGGAGAGCGATCTGATGACGAGATTCAACCGAGTGCTCCTGGCCGGCGTGGCCCTGGCCGCGATGGCGTCGGCCCCGGCCTGGGCCGATGTGAAGATCGGCCTCGGCGCGCCGCTGACTGGCCCGAACGCCGCCTTCGGCGAGCAGATGAAGCGCGGCACCGACGCCGCGGTGAAGGCGCTGAACGACGCCGGCGGCGTCAACGGCGAGAAGATCGTCGTGGTCTACGGCGACGACGCCTCGGACCCGCGCCAGGGCGTCGCGGCCGCGAACGAGCTGGTCGGCGAGGGTGTCGTGGCGGTGATCGGCCACTTCAACTCCTCGGTCTCGATCCCGGCCTCCGCCGTCTATGCCGAGGAGGGCGTCGTCCAGATCACCCCGGCCTCGACCAACCCGCAGCTGACCGAGCAGGGTCAGAAGACCGTCTTCCGCACCTGCGGCCGCGACGACCAGCAGGGCGACGTCGCCGGGGCCTTCATCGCCGAGAAGTTCAAGGGCCGCAACGTCGCCGTCATCCACGACCAGACCACCTACGGCAAGGGCCTGGCCGACGCCACCAAGGCGGCGATGAACAAGGCCGGCCTGACCGAGAAGATGTACGAGGGCATCACCGTCGGCGAGCGCGACTTCTCGGCCGTCGTGTCGAAGATGAAGCAGGCCGGCATCGACGTGATCTATTTCGGCGGCCTGCACAACGAGGCCGGGCTGATCCTGCGCCAGGCGCGCGAGCAGGGGATGAACGCCCAGTTCATCTCCGGCGACGGCATCGTCACCCAGGAGTTCTGGGGCATCACCGGCGACGCCGGCCAGGGCGTGCTGATGACCTTCGGCGCCGACCAGCGCAACAGCGACGCGGCCAAGGACGTGGTGGCCAAGTTCAAGGCCGAGAACTACGACCCCGAGGGCTACACGCTGTACAGCTACGCCGCGGTCCAGGCCTGGGCCCAGGCGGCGACCAAGGCGAAGAGCTTCGACGGCCCGAAGGTGGCCGAGGCGCTGCATGACGGCAGCGAGTACAAGACCGTGATGGGCCCCCTGGCCTTCGACGCCAAGGGCGACCGGAAGACGACGGACTACGTCTTCTACATCTGGAACAGCGGCAAGTTCGCCGAGGCGACCCAGGGCGAGCTGGCCAAGGTCGGCGCCAAGTAGCACCAAAGGCCAGTGGCGGGCGCCGCCCGGCCACGGACATTGTCGACCCGGCGGGGGAACCTCCGCCGGGTCTTTTTTGTCGCATGATTGATCGCAGGGCCGATCCGTGGTGTAACGGGCGGTCTATATCGCAGTGCAGCATGGGGGTCAGCCGATGGAGCTGCCAGCCTCCCCGATCACCATCGAGCCGCGTGCGCTCGACCGGGAGACGCTCAAGCGCGACATCCTGGAATGGCTGGTCTATGCCGTCGGGCGCGAGGTCCATCGCGCCACCCGGCACGACTGGTTCGCCGCCACCGCGCTGGCCGTGCGCGACCGCCTGGTCGACCGCTGGATGGCCTCGCAGCACCGCGAGGAGGCGACGGACGGCAAGCGGGTCTACTATCTCAGCCTGGAGTTCCTGGTCGGCCGGCTGATGTCGAACGCGTTGACCAATCTCGGCATCTACGACACCTGCCGCGAGGCGCTGGCCGATTTCGGCGTCGACCTCGGCGCCGTGCTGGAGGTCGAGCCCGACGCGGCGCTCGGCAATGGCGGCCTCGGCCGCCTCGCCGCCTGCTTCCTCGACAGCATGGCCACGCTCGGCATCGCCGGCACCGGCTACGGCATCCGCTACGAATACGGGCTGTTCGAGCAGCAGTTCGACCGCGGCTGGCAGGTCGAGTATCCCGAGGACTGGCTGAAATTCGGCAACCCCTGGGAATTCGAGCGGCCGGAGGTGGCCTATCCGATCGACTTCTACGGCAAGGTCGAGCCGGGCGAGCCCGGGCCGGACGGCCGGCCGAAGCCGGTCTGGCGCGGCAGCCAGCGGGTGCTGGCCGTCGCCTACGACACGCCGGTGGTCGGCTGGGGCGGCGCCACGGTCAACACGCTGCGCCTGTGGTCGGCCAAGCCGGTGCGGGAGTTCGACCTCGCCCCCTTCAACTCCGGCGACTATATGAAGTCGGTCGAGGACAAGATCCTGTCCGAGACTTTGTCGCGCGTGCTGTACCCGAACGACAACACCCCGGCGGGGCAGGAGCTGCGGCTCAAGCAGGAATATTTCTTCACCTCGGCCTCGCTGCAGGACGTGCTGCGCCGGCACCGGATGCATCACGACGGCTATGACGACCTGCCGGCCAAGGCGGCGCTGCAGCTGAACGACACCCATCCGGCGATCGCGGTGCCGGAGCTGATGCGCCTCCTGATCGACCGGCACCGGCTGGACTGGGACCGCGCCTGGACCATCACCCGGGGCTGCATCAGCTACACCAACCACACGCTGATGCCCGAGGCGCTGGAGCCCTGGCCGGTGGCCCTGCTCGAGCGGGTGCTGCCGCGCCATCTGCAGATCGTCTACGAGATCAACGACCGCTTCCTGAAGTCGTCGCGCGTGGTGGCGAAGGACCCCAGCCGCCTCTCCACCCTGTCGCTGATCCAGGAGGGCTGGGACCGGCGGGTGCGCATGGGGCCGCTGGCCTTCCTCGGCAGCCACCGGGTCAACGGCGTCTCGGCGCTGCACACCCAGCTGATGCGCGAGACGGTGTTCCGCGACCTGAACGAGGAGTTCCCGGACCGGATCACCAACAAGACCAACGGCATCACCCCGCGCCGCTGGCTGGTGCAGGCCAACCCGAACCTGGCGCAGCTGATCCACAACATGATCGGCACCGGCTGGGAGGACGATCTGGAGCGGCTGTCGGTCCTGGCCGGCAAGACCGAGGACAGCGCCTTCCGCGAGGCGTTCTGGGCGGTGAAGCGCCGCAACAAGGCCCTGCTGGCGCATCATATCGGCGAGATCGCGGACCTCCGCGTCTCCGGCGACGCGCTGTTCGACGTCCAGGTCAAGCGCATCCACGAATACAAGCGCCAGCTGCTGAACATCCTGCATGCCGTGGCGCTGTGGCAGGAGATGCGGGACCAGCCGGACGCGGCCTGGACGCCGCGGGTCAAGATCTTCGCCGGCAAGGCCGCCCCGGGCTATGCCATGGCCAAGCTGATCATCAAGCTGGCCAACGACGTGGCCAAGGTGATCAACGCCGACGCAGAGATCCGCGACCAGCTGAAGATGGTGTTCCTGCCGAACTACAACGTCACGCTGGCGGAGCGCATCATCCCGGCCGCCGACCTGTCGGAGCAGATCTCGACCGCCGGCATGGAGGCCTCGGGCACCGGCAACATGAAGTTCGCGCTGAACGGCGCGATCACCATCGGTACGCTGGACGGCGCCAATGTCGAGATCGCCGAGCGGGTCGGCGCGGACAACATCCTGATCTTCGGCCTGACCGCGGCCGAGGTGGCGGCGAAGCGGGCCCAGGGCTACGACCCGGCGGCGGTGATCGCGGCCGACCCGCGCCTGGCCCGCGCCGTCGCGGCGATCGAGGACGGCACCTTCTCGCCCGACGATCCGGGCCGGTTCCGCCCGATCACCGATGCGCTGCGGCACAGCGACTGGTTCCTGGTGGCGGCCGATTTCGCCGCCTACTGGAACGCCCAGGCCCGCGCCGCCGCGCTCTACCGCGACCGCGCCGCCTGGACCCGGATGGCGATCCGGAACACGGCGCATGTCGGCTGGTTCTCCTCCGACCGCACCGTGCGCGACTATGCCGAGGAGATCTGGGATGTCTGGCCGCCCCTGGCCCGTGCGGCGGAGTAGCCCGGTTCGTGGCACATGGGAATTGCATCACCGCGCTCGGACCGGTTCCATAGGGCGCCGAGCATTCTCGCGTCGCCTCTCCCGCCGGACGCGGGAGAGGTCGACAGCGCGCAGCGCTGGCGGGTGAGGGCTGGTCCCGGCCTCGACGAAATCCCCTCACCCGTAGCCGCTTCGCGTCTCCGACCTCTCCCGCAAGCGGGAGAGGCAACAACACACCGGCTCCACCGGCGACGGCTTTACCCCTTCACGGCGCCCAGCGTCAGGCCGCGCACGATGTAGCGCTGGGCGAACAGGGCCAGCAGCACCGGCGGGATCATCGCGATCAGCGCCCGGGTGGCCATGAACCAGAACTGCACGCCGCGGGTGTCGACCGCGCCGGCCATGTGGGCGGGCATCATCTTGGTCTCGGTGATGCCGAGCGAGGACGAGAACAGGAACTCGTTCCAGGCGAAGGCGAAGATGATCATGGCGGTAGCGGCCACCGCCGGCGCCGCCAGCGGCAGGGCCACGCGCAGGAAGGCGCCCCAATGCGATGCCCCGTCGACCAGCGCCGCCTCCTCCAGCTCCACCGGCAGGTCGAGGAAGGT
It encodes the following:
- a CDS encoding glycogen/starch/alpha-glucan phosphorylase, with the translated sequence MELPASPITIEPRALDRETLKRDILEWLVYAVGREVHRATRHDWFAATALAVRDRLVDRWMASQHREEATDGKRVYYLSLEFLVGRLMSNALTNLGIYDTCREALADFGVDLGAVLEVEPDAALGNGGLGRLAACFLDSMATLGIAGTGYGIRYEYGLFEQQFDRGWQVEYPEDWLKFGNPWEFERPEVAYPIDFYGKVEPGEPGPDGRPKPVWRGSQRVLAVAYDTPVVGWGGATVNTLRLWSAKPVREFDLAPFNSGDYMKSVEDKILSETLSRVLYPNDNTPAGQELRLKQEYFFTSASLQDVLRRHRMHHDGYDDLPAKAALQLNDTHPAIAVPELMRLLIDRHRLDWDRAWTITRGCISYTNHTLMPEALEPWPVALLERVLPRHLQIVYEINDRFLKSSRVVAKDPSRLSTLSLIQEGWDRRVRMGPLAFLGSHRVNGVSALHTQLMRETVFRDLNEEFPDRITNKTNGITPRRWLVQANPNLAQLIHNMIGTGWEDDLERLSVLAGKTEDSAFREAFWAVKRRNKALLAHHIGEIADLRVSGDALFDVQVKRIHEYKRQLLNILHAVALWQEMRDQPDAAWTPRVKIFAGKAAPGYAMAKLIIKLANDVAKVINADAEIRDQLKMVFLPNYNVTLAERIIPAADLSEQISTAGMEASGTGNMKFALNGAITIGTLDGANVEIAERVGADNILIFGLTAAEVAAKRAQGYDPAAVIAADPRLARAVAAIEDGTFSPDDPGRFRPITDALRHSDWFLVAADFAAYWNAQARAAALYRDRAAWTRMAIRNTAHVGWFSSDRTVRDYAEEIWDVWPPLARAAE
- a CDS encoding branched-chain amino acid ABC transporter substrate-binding protein yields the protein MTRFNRVLLAGVALAAMASAPAWADVKIGLGAPLTGPNAAFGEQMKRGTDAAVKALNDAGGVNGEKIVVVYGDDASDPRQGVAAANELVGEGVVAVIGHFNSSVSIPASAVYAEEGVVQITPASTNPQLTEQGQKTVFRTCGRDDQQGDVAGAFIAEKFKGRNVAVIHDQTTYGKGLADATKAAMNKAGLTEKMYEGITVGERDFSAVVSKMKQAGIDVIYFGGLHNEAGLILRQAREQGMNAQFISGDGIVTQEFWGITGDAGQGVLMTFGADQRNSDAAKDVVAKFKAENYDPEGYTLYSYAAVQAWAQAATKAKSFDGPKVAEALHDGSEYKTVMGPLAFDAKGDRKTTDYVFYIWNSGKFAEATQGELAKVGAK
- a CDS encoding ABC transporter ATP-binding protein; translated protein: MLSLQGVHTFYGAIEALRGVDVEVKEGEIVTLIGANGAGKSTLLMTICGNPQARKGAVVFDGKEITRQPTFEIVRRGVAISPEGRRIFPRMTVMENLQMGALTADPAAFGRDLEQIFTLFPRLKERQAQRGGTLSGGEQQMLAIGRALMSRPRLLLLDEPSLGLAPLVVKQIFEAIKVINREQRMTVFLVEQNAFHALKLAHRGYVLVNGRVTMSGSGRELLANPEVRAAYLEGGH
- a CDS encoding ABC transporter ATP-binding protein, which produces MRFGGLVAIDDVSFDIRAGDITAVIGPNGAGKTTLFNCITGFYRPTSGRMTLRAETGEFLLEQIPGYRIAQEARVARTFQNIRLFAGMSVLENLMVAQHNKLMKASGFSIAGLLGLPGYRRAEREAVEKAKFWLDRVGLTAQADDSAGSLPYGGQRRLEIARAMCIDPVILCLDEPAAGLNPRESQELNQLLRAIRDEHRTSVLLIEHDMSVVMQISDHVVVLDHGKKIADGTPEQIRSDEAVIRAYLGEPEEEDLPPEIAADVAAVTGEARP
- a CDS encoding branched-chain amino acid ABC transporter permease LivH (LivHMGF is the membrane component of the LIV-I/LS branched-chain amino acid transporter) translates to MEYFLQQLINGLTLGAIYGLIAIGYTMVYGIIGMINFAHGEIYMIGAFIAVIGFVVLGAFGVPGVSVALALAIVLIVSVVVTAAYGWTVERLAYRPLRNSTRLAPLISAIGMSIFLQNYIQLLQGARRKPVPPQIPGGFQLTSGGGFDVNLSYLQIIIVLLTITLMIGLTWVINRTSLGRQQRACAQDRTMAALIGVDVGRTISMTFVIGAALAAVAGVMVTLYYGVIDFYIGFLAGIKAFTAAVLGGIGSLPGAMLGGILIGLIEAFWSGYFSSEYKDVAAFTILVLVLIFRPSGLLGRPDIEKV
- the livM gene encoding high-affinity branched-chain amino acid ABC transporter permease LivM → MATIAQSDAAAGRRLDLAAMAKEAGVTALIALVLTAPLVGIRTIEQSGALHYQTDFTAVAIAGALVFLGRIGIILNREGVPRPVFWASLLFLVVFALPPVYEYLRPAISDALPALPVQELHSVPLLLVGALGAAWLLIQSVLVQRRSRASLSRQERDRAMDRIGARVQRLSIYVGPILVVLAVVFPFTDLASRSTLGVATIVLIYIMLGWGLNIIVGLAGLLDLGYVAFYAVGAYSYALLATTFGFSFWLCLPLAGVLAAGFGLILGYPVLRLRGDYFAIVTLGFGEIIRIILINWAPVTGGPNGINNIPRPSFFGFPFDRSPPEGTTAFHQLFGLEYDPTHRIIFLYLLILALALLVNLISTRLRRLPVGRGWEALREDDIACQSLGINRTNLKLAAFATSAMCGGFAGSFFATYQGFISPESFSFIESAIVLAIVVLGGMGSQLGIVVAACLIIGLPEAFRGLDLYRMLVFGLCMVGIMVWRPRGLLAHRDPTILLHGKKGASS
- a CDS encoding DUF6867 family protein: MEQILGTSVGDFIFVSLILGGGAGLLTGQGQAQGWAPMRKVAPFVVLLACATRFLHYALFGGTLLSPTGFVIDLIWIGLCATVAYRMTRAAKMVRQYPWLYERAGLFGWRDRRPAAR